One genomic window of Quercus robur chromosome 6, dhQueRobu3.1, whole genome shotgun sequence includes the following:
- the LOC126690483 gene encoding putative F-box protein At1g65770, whose translation MSRSKSTKSKDMDEERVEWSDLPKELLPTIGKSLDSRIDIVRFRSVCNSWRSSIPSNKSPRFLLKFPNPYSPTSSTQAQAPAYLCESTIYRLQRLNPSTSSNKAWLVKVEQYSNSGGKLCVFDPISNRLSRYPNKTLNLLHFRVIELTKAYMLRYKVRAGSTTSTNEIEQVLSVRDSSILRVTKVVMFPNSPWTNVNDSAVFVIFGAGTLGFAKSGAKSLTVVDDNNVEYDDIIVYKGQFYVIDTLGNVSWIDNSSLKLVPFLPPLCGLGSQKHLVESCGALYVVDRYFNKKRRRVEHTNRHFRDSDGPKVVDFKVYKLNEEWGRWELEKSLGDRAFVLGNDCCLSISAEEFTGYKRNCIYFNNQNETHVFNLEDSSFGDLQDIHPSWLRSNLRDLQDIHPSWLCSNLL comes from the coding sequence ATGTCACGGAGCAAGTCAACAAAGAGCAAAGATATGGATGAAGAGAGAGTGGAGTGGTCGGATCTTCCCAAGGAACTGTTACCAACGATCGGCAAAAGCCTCGACAGCCGAATCGATATTGTTCGATTCCGCAGTGTCTGCAACTCGTGGCGCTCCTCTATTCCCTCCAACAAATCTCCTCGATTCCTTCTCAAATTCCCTAACCCTTACTCGCCCACTTCGTCAACTCAAGCTCAAGCTCCGGCTTATCTCTGCGAAAGCACTATCTATCGACTACAAAGACTAAATCCCTCGACTTCTTCGAATAAGGCTTGGTTGGTCAAAGTCGAACAATACTCAAACTCAGGAGGCAAGTTGTGTGTCTTTGATCCAATCTCCAACCGTCTTAGCAGGTACCCCAATAAGACTTTAAACTTATTACACTTCCGAGTCATCGAGTTAACTAAAGCATATATGCTTAGATATAAAGTTAGAGCTGGATCCACCACATCCACTAATGAAATCGAACAAGTCCTTAGTGTCAGAGACAGCTCTATTCTTCGTGTGACTAAAGTAGTTATGTTTCCCAATTCGCCTTGGACTAATGTAAACGACTCTGCCGTTTTTGTTATCTTTGGTGCCGGAACATTAGGCTTTGCAAAATCTGGGGCTAAGAGTTTAACCGTTGTAGATGATAACAATGTTGAGTATGATGATATTATTGTATATAAGGGCCAATTCTATGTGATTGATACATTGGGAAACGTTTCGTGGATTGATAATTCGTCGTTGAAGTTGGTTCCATTTTTGCCTCCGCTATGTGGGTTGGGTAGCCAGAAGCATTTGGTGGAGTCATGTGGAGCTCTCTATGTTGTTGATAGatactttaataaaaaaaggaggagGGTAGAACATACCAACCGGCATTTTAGAGACTCTGATGGTCCCAAAGTGGTTGATTTCAAAGTGTATAAGCTGAATGAAGAGTGGGGTCGATGGGAGTTGGAGAAAAGCTTGGGTGATCGagcttttgttttgggtaatgaTTGTTGTTTGTCGATTTCGGCTGAAGAGTTTACTGGGTATAAAAGGAATTGCATTTACTTCAACAATCAAAATGAAACTCATGTTTTCAACTTGGAAGATAGTAGCTTTGGAGATTTACAGGATATCCATCCATCCTGGCTTCGCTCAAATTTGCGAGATTTACAGGATATCCATCCATCCTGGCTTTGCTCAAATTTGCTTTAG
- the LOC126690486 gene encoding putative F-box protein At1g65770 — translation MDEREVEWSALPMELLLLIGKTLQDRIDVIRFRSICVPWRSSIPPLREVSPSLPLPLPFPVRSARNQAFVSQSTIYRLELPDDDDNPKIPTCSTNSWLVRVEEFEPGRTRLLNPLSSLHIRFLPDPFPKVINLLDFRVVEVSKAYELQYSSGMPIAGVNKLVLFPNSAWTSCVEDTVIFALLNEGKLGYVKHGDEKWTLVDDHNFDYDDIIVYKGQSYVVDRLGTVSWINSSMKLIQFSPPFCGLGNQKHLVESCGELYIVDRYFEFDREGGRWHFDLFPSNSVCPKTVTFKVYKLDQEWGCWVMVKNLGDRVLILGNDCSFSVSAREFSECKGNSIYFTDGNDLGVFYVENQRICMIVDYKDQCPIFCPPPSWLSSKSAFI, via the coding sequence ATGGATGAGAGAGAGGTCGAGTGGTCTGCTCTTCCAATGGAACTCTTGCTTTTAATCGGCAAAACCCTCCAAGATCGCATCGATGTTATAAGATTTCGCAGCATCTGTGTTCCATGGCGATCCTCTATCCCTCCACTACGTGAGGTATCTCCTTCTTTGCCTCTCCCTCTTCCTTTCCCCGTCAGATCAGCTAGAAACCAAGCCTTTGTCTCTCAAAGTACCATCTACCGTCTCGAGCTACccgatgatgatgataatcCAAAGATTCCAACATGTTCAACAAATAGCTGGTTGGTCAGGGTGGAAGAGTTTGAACCTGGTCGAACACGTCTTTTAAATCCACTTTCAAGCCTCCATATCAGGTTTCTCCCAGACCCTTTTCCAAAAGTGATTAACTTGTTGGATTTTCGAGTTGTTGAGGTAAGCAAAGCATATGAACTTCAATATAGTAGTGGCATGCCTATTGCTGGTGTGAATAAACTAGTTTTGTTTCCTAACTCTGCATGGACTAGTTGTGTTGAAGACACTGTGATTTTCGCGTTATTAAATGAAGGAAAGTTGGGGTATGTGAAACATGGAGATGAGAAATGGACCCTTGTAGATGATCACAACTTTGACTATGATGACATTATTGTATACAAGGGACAATCCTATGTTGTTGATAGATTGGGAACAGTTTCATGGATTAATTCATCAATGAAGTTGATACAATTTTCGCCTCCATTTTGTGGTTTGGGAAACCAGAAGCATTTGGTGGAGTCATGTGGAGAACTCTATATTGTTGATAGGTACTTTGAATTTGATAGAGAGGGGGGAAGATGGCACTTTGATCTGTTCCCTAGTAACAGTGTTTGTCCTAAGACAGTGACTTTCAAAGTTTATAAGCTGGACCAAGAGTGGGGTTGTTGGGTTATGGTCAAGAACTTGGGTGATCGAGTTTTAATCTTGGGTAATGACTGTTCCTTCTCTGTTTCAGCAAGAGAATTCTCTGAATGTAAAGGGAATAGCATTTACTTCACTGATGGAAATGACCTTGGTGTCTTCTACGTAGAGAATCAGAGAATTTGCATGATTGTAGATTACAAAGACCAGTGTCCTATATTTTGTCCTCCCCCATCTTGGCTCAGCTCAAAATCTGCGTTCATCTAA